In Triticum aestivum cultivar Chinese Spring chromosome 5B, IWGSC CS RefSeq v2.1, whole genome shotgun sequence, the following proteins share a genomic window:
- the LOC123110472 gene encoding DNA topoisomerase 2-like: protein MLLCVYNHSFQGGEDAAEALFIYTRLQPITRFIFPKDDDVLLNYLSEAGKSIEPSWYMPIIPMVLVNGSGIGTGSSSYVPNYNPRDIIANLKRLLNEEAVVPMEPWYKGFKGSVKKTRSKAAGATYAISGVIEKVDDTKLRITELPIRCWTNDYKEFLEYMKLWEEPAFLEECQSRCDHASVEFEVILSEQNMNIAKQEGLEKKFKLTTTIETTKMHLLDSDGKIRKYNTLEDILKEFFKLRLEYYWRRKAVMLKNIGKELLKPKNQVRFILAVISGDIVVNNRKRSELFLELKQKGYQPFPQKKVTANEVDEESNYEYLLAMPIGNLTLEKVQELLAEQKKLEDEHEFLGNATPEILWLRDLDALEKELDVLDAKFEAEQEETRRKRENYFKDEKASKAAPKRRRPKKTAAKSQKTNLAGNDEDFETKPAAQMKRPPKKASAPVGDDEDEAFELKDRLAVYNLGSSSEHSAMETETTKEHNKKGKKGRNEPSKRGTAKKTVAPLTGLSGEDIAVPIPESEDKKFTVEEAQVEKKSISQNSAIKTEGQQEGKKGRNGPSKRGAVKKAMAPLTELSREDDDNKFAVEEVQVEKNSSGTEPAAKKPKKATIGKRASAQNNSSAPSPEKKARKKSGSVAQAVASASTTTEDAEAPLPSGSSDQPVALRRSARHRKA, encoded by the exons ATGCTTCTCTGCGTTTACAATCATTCATTTCAGGGGGGCGAAGATGCTGCTGAGGCCTTGTTCATCTACACCAGATTACAGCCTATCACCCGTTTTATTTTTCCAAAGGATGATGATGTTCTTCTCAACTACTTGAGTGAAGCTGGAAAGTCAATTGAACCAAGTTG GTATATGCCAATTATTCCCATGGTTTTGGTCAATGGGAGTGGCATTGGCACTGGATCGAGCAGCTATGTCCCAAACTACAACCCAAGAGACATTATCGCTAATCTGAAAAGGTTGCTAAATGAAGAGGCTGTCGTACCAATGGAACCTTGGTACAAGGGGTTCAAG GGGTCTGTGAAGAAGACAAGATCAAAGGCAGCGGGTGCCACATATGCCATCAGTGGTGTTATAGAGAAGGTTGATGACACCAAGCTTAGAATTACTGAGCTTCCCATCCGCTGCTGGACTAACGATTACAAAGAGTTTCTTGaatacatgaaactttgggaagaGCCAGCGTTTCTAGAG GAATGCCAATCACGATGCGATCATGCAAGTGTGGAGTTTGAGGTTATCTTGAGTGAGCAAAACATGAATATTGCTAAGCAAGAAGGCCTTGAGAAGAAATTCAAGCTGACAACCACAATAGAAACAACAAAAATGCATTTGCTCGACTCGGATGGAAAAATTCGAAAATATAATACCCTAGAGGACA TACTTAAAGAGTTCTTTAAACTGAGGCTTGAATACTATTGGAGAAGAAAG GCAGTAATGTTGAAAAATATTGGGAAAGAGTTGTTGAAGCCTAAGAACCAAGTGAGGTTTATTCTTGCTGTTATATCCGGGGACATCGTAGTCAATAACAGGAAGAGGTCAGAGCTATTCCTGGAGCTTAAGCAGAAGGGATATCAACCTTTCCCACAGAAAAAAGTTACAGCCAATGAAGTAGATGAGGAAAGTAATTATGAGTACCTTCTCGCAATGCCGATTGGTAACTTGACACTGGAGAAAGTACAGGAGCTCCTCGCAGAACAGAAGAAATTAGAGGACGAACATGAATTTCTGGGCAATGCAACTCCAGAAATTCTTTGGCTGAGAGACCTTGATGCTCTTGAAAAGGAACTGGAC GTGCTTGATGCAAAATTTGAAGCTGAACAGGAGGAAACAAGACGTAAGCGGGAAAATTACTTCAAAGACGAGAAGGCGTCTAAAGCAGCGCCCAAGAGACGACGGCCTAAGAAGACTGCAGCCAAATCTCAGAAG ACAAATTTGGCTGGGAACGACGAAGATTTCGAAACGAAACCTGCAGCACAAATGAAGAGACCACCCAAGAAG GCAAGTGCACCGGTGGGAGATGATGAGGACGAAGCTTTCGAACTGAAAGATCGTCTGGCTGTTTATAATTTGGGCTCGTCCTCAGAACATAGTG CCATGGAAACTGAGACTACAAAAGAACATAAcaagaaaggaaagaaagggaggAACGAGCCAAGCAAAAGAGGCACAGCAAAGAAGACCGTGGCACCCTTAACCGGGTTGTCTGGTGAAGACATAGCAGTGCCCATCCCCGAGAGCGAGGACAAGAAGTTTACCGTGGAAGAAGCACAAGTTGAGAAGAAAAGCATCTCCCAAAATAGTG CCATTAAAACAGAAGGACAGCAGGAAGGAAAGAAAGGGAGAAACGGGCCAAGCAAAAGAGGTGCGGTAAAGAAGGCCATGGCACCCTTAACCGAGTTGTCTCGTGAGGACGACGACAACAAGTTTGCCGTggaagaagtgcaagttgagaagaacAGCAGTGGAACAGAGCCTGCTGCaaagaagccaaagaaggctaCCATCGGGAAGAGGGCGTCTGCTCAGAACAACTCCAGTGCTCCTTCTCCTGAGAAAAAGGCACGAAAGAAGAGCGGCTCGGTTGCGCAGGCAGTTGCGAGCGCTTCAACAACAACAGAAGATGCTGAGGCTCCTCTTCCCTCTGGCAGCTCTGATCAGCCTGTAGCACTGAGAAGGTCGGCAAGGCACCGGAAGGCGTAA
- the LOC123110473 gene encoding DNA topoisomerase 2-like isoform X1: MPIIPMVLVNGSEGIGPGSKNYIPSYNPRDVIANLKRLLNGGTVIQMDPWYKGFKGSVKNARAKAAGVTYTITGVIEEVDGTKLKITELPIRSWTVDYKEFLESMCPQSEQENGNEKNKGKGKVKVKEPPFLVKIRSQCDHANVEFEVIMSEQNMNIAKKKGFESKFKLTATIKTTNVNLFDSDGRIRTYGTPEDILKEFFQLRLEFYARRKAIMLQNIGNEILKLKNKVRFILAVISEDIIVNNRKTAELYLELKQKGYEPFPENLFTSEPVPAGSTEEVDEENEENPVEGAAGVTASDYEYLLAVAIFTFTEEKAQELITQMNKLEAESESLGKATAEILWLGELDALEKELDVLDGNSEVLEEETTRRPGKNSKGEKAYNPDLSREHSGCPAAEKPKTAIRKRAPARSKDIFKPTGDSNSSAPSPEKKVRKLRISLFNKKSGSVSQRVASTSTGVEDAEAPPSGSLAQPVTLRRTAREGKAKAICIDSESDDSV, encoded by the exons ATGCCAATCATTCCCATGGTTTTGGTCAATGGAAGTGAAGGCATTGGGCCTGGATCAAAAAATTATATCCCAAGCTATAATCCTAGAGACGTTATTGCTAATCTGAAAAGGTTGCTAAACGGAGGCACTGTGATACAAATGGACCCTTGGTACAAGGGGTTCAAG GGCTCTGTGAAGAATGCAAGAGCGAAGGCAGCTGGTGTCACGTATACCATCACCGGTGTTATAGAGGAAGTCGATGGCACCAAGCTTAAAATTACTGAGCTTCCCATCCGCAGTTGGACTGTCGATTACAAAGAATTTCTTGAATCCATGTGTCCTCAAAGTGAACAGGAAAATGGCAATGAGAAGAACAAAGGCAAGGGCAAGGTCAAGGTCAAAGAACCACCGTTTCTAGTG AAAATTAGATCACAATGTGATCATGCGAATGTGGAGTTTGAGGTGATCATGAGTGAGCAAAACATGAATATTGCTAAGAAAAAAGGCTTTGAGAGCAAATTCAAgctgacagccacaataaaaacaACAAACGTGAACTTGTTTGACTCAGATGGTAGAATTCGAACATATGGCACCCCAGAGGACA TACTTAAAGAGTTCTTCCAACTGAGGCTCGAATTCTACGCCAGAAGAAAG GCAATAATGTTGCAAAATATAGGGAACGAGATATTGAAGCTTAAGAACAAAGTGAGGTTTATCCTTGCTGTTATTTCCGAGGACATCATAGTCAATAACAGGAAGACGGCCGAGCTTTACCTGGAGCTTAAGCAGAAGGGGTATGAACCTTTCCCAGAGAATCTGTTTACGTCCGAGCCGGTTCCCGCAGGAAGTACAGAAGAAGtagatgaagaaaatgaagagaatCCTGTTGAAGGTGCAGCAGGAGTTACTGCGAGTGATTATGAGTATCTTCTCGCAGTCGCAATTTTTACCTTTACTGAGGAGAAGGCACAGGAGCTCATCACACAAATGAATAAATTAGAGGCCGAATCTGAAAGCCTGGGCAAAGCAACTGCAGAAATTCTTTGGCTGGGAGAACTTGATGCCCTTGAAAAGGAACTGGAC GTGCTTGATGGAAATTCTGAAGTTTTAGAGGAGGAAACAACCCGTAGGCCGGGAAAAAACTCCAAAGGCGAGAAGGCTTATAATCCTGACTTGTCTCGAGAACATAGTG GATGTCCTGCTGCCgagaagccaaagactgccatcagGAAGAGGGCGCCTGCTCGGAGCAAAGATATATTCAAGCCTACCGGCGACAGCAATTCCAGTGCTCCTTCTCCTGAGAAGAAGGTGCGAAAGCTGAGGATCTCCCTCTTCAACAAAAAGAGCGGCTCGGTTTCGCAGAGAGTCGCGAGCACTTCAACAGGAGTAGAAGATGCCGAGGCTCCTCCCTCGGGCAGCCTTGCTCAGCCAGTTACActgagaaggacggcaagggagggGAAGGCGAAAGCAATCTGCATCGATTCCGAGAGTGACGATAGTGTCTAG
- the LOC123110473 gene encoding DNA topoisomerase 2-like isoform X3, with amino-acid sequence MANLEHTLPSVVDGLKPAQRKVLFCSFKRNLVKETKVSHLAGYVAEHSAYHHGEQSLANTIIGMAQDFVGTNNISLLEPRGLFGTREGIGPGSKNYIPSYNPRDVIANLKRLLNGGTVIQMDPWYKGFKGSVKNARAKAAGVTYTITGVIEEVDGTKLKITELPIRSWTVDYKEFLESMCPQSEQENGNEKNKGKGKVKVKEPPFLVKIRSQCDHANVEFEVIMSEQNMNIAKKKGFESKFKLTATIKTTNVNLFDSDGRIRTYGTPEDILKEFFQLRLEFYARRKAIMLQNIGNEILKLKNKVRFILAVISEDIIVNNRKTAELYLELKQKGYEPFPENLFTSEPVPAGSTEEVDEENEENPVEGAAGVTASDYEYLLAVAIFTFTEEKAQELITQMNKLEAESESLGKATAEILWLGELDALEKELDVLDGNSEVLEEETTRRPGKNSKGEKAYNPDLSREHSGCPAAEKPKTAIRKRAPARSKDIFKPTGDSNSSAPSPEKKVRKLRISLFNKKSGSVSQRVASTSTGVEDAEAPPSGSLAQPVTLRRTAREGKAKAICIDSESDDSV; translated from the exons TCTGGTGAAAGAAACCAAG GTGTCACACTTGGCTGGTTATGTGGCAGAACACTCAGCGTATCACCATGGCGAGCAGAGTCTAGCCAACACAATCATAGGAATGGCTCAAGATTTTGTCGGCACCAATAATATTAGTCTTTTGGAGCCCCGCGGCCTGTTTGGTACCCG TGAAGGCATTGGGCCTGGATCAAAAAATTATATCCCAAGCTATAATCCTAGAGACGTTATTGCTAATCTGAAAAGGTTGCTAAACGGAGGCACTGTGATACAAATGGACCCTTGGTACAAGGGGTTCAAG GGCTCTGTGAAGAATGCAAGAGCGAAGGCAGCTGGTGTCACGTATACCATCACCGGTGTTATAGAGGAAGTCGATGGCACCAAGCTTAAAATTACTGAGCTTCCCATCCGCAGTTGGACTGTCGATTACAAAGAATTTCTTGAATCCATGTGTCCTCAAAGTGAACAGGAAAATGGCAATGAGAAGAACAAAGGCAAGGGCAAGGTCAAGGTCAAAGAACCACCGTTTCTAGTG AAAATTAGATCACAATGTGATCATGCGAATGTGGAGTTTGAGGTGATCATGAGTGAGCAAAACATGAATATTGCTAAGAAAAAAGGCTTTGAGAGCAAATTCAAgctgacagccacaataaaaacaACAAACGTGAACTTGTTTGACTCAGATGGTAGAATTCGAACATATGGCACCCCAGAGGACA TACTTAAAGAGTTCTTCCAACTGAGGCTCGAATTCTACGCCAGAAGAAAG GCAATAATGTTGCAAAATATAGGGAACGAGATATTGAAGCTTAAGAACAAAGTGAGGTTTATCCTTGCTGTTATTTCCGAGGACATCATAGTCAATAACAGGAAGACGGCCGAGCTTTACCTGGAGCTTAAGCAGAAGGGGTATGAACCTTTCCCAGAGAATCTGTTTACGTCCGAGCCGGTTCCCGCAGGAAGTACAGAAGAAGtagatgaagaaaatgaagagaatCCTGTTGAAGGTGCAGCAGGAGTTACTGCGAGTGATTATGAGTATCTTCTCGCAGTCGCAATTTTTACCTTTACTGAGGAGAAGGCACAGGAGCTCATCACACAAATGAATAAATTAGAGGCCGAATCTGAAAGCCTGGGCAAAGCAACTGCAGAAATTCTTTGGCTGGGAGAACTTGATGCCCTTGAAAAGGAACTGGAC GTGCTTGATGGAAATTCTGAAGTTTTAGAGGAGGAAACAACCCGTAGGCCGGGAAAAAACTCCAAAGGCGAGAAGGCTTATAATCCTGACTTGTCTCGAGAACATAGTG GATGTCCTGCTGCCgagaagccaaagactgccatcagGAAGAGGGCGCCTGCTCGGAGCAAAGATATATTCAAGCCTACCGGCGACAGCAATTCCAGTGCTCCTTCTCCTGAGAAGAAGGTGCGAAAGCTGAGGATCTCCCTCTTCAACAAAAAGAGCGGCTCGGTTTCGCAGAGAGTCGCGAGCACTTCAACAGGAGTAGAAGATGCCGAGGCTCCTCCCTCGGGCAGCCTTGCTCAGCCAGTTACActgagaaggacggcaagggagggGAAGGCGAAAGCAATCTGCATCGATTCCGAGAGTGACGATAGTGTCTAG
- the LOC123110473 gene encoding DNA topoisomerase 2-like isoform X2: protein MPIIPMVLVNGSEGIGPGSKNYIPSYNPRDVIANLKRLLNGGTVIQMDPWYKGFKGSVKNARAKAAGVTYTITGVIEEVDGTKLKITELPIRSWTVDYKEFLESMCPQSEQENGNEKNKGKGKVKKIRSQCDHANVEFEVIMSEQNMNIAKKKGFESKFKLTATIKTTNVNLFDSDGRIRTYGTPEDILKEFFQLRLEFYARRKAIMLQNIGNEILKLKNKVRFILAVISEDIIVNNRKTAELYLELKQKGYEPFPENLFTSEPVPAGSTEEVDEENEENPVEGAAGVTASDYEYLLAVAIFTFTEEKAQELITQMNKLEAESESLGKATAEILWLGELDALEKELDVLDGNSEVLEEETTRRPGKNSKGEKAYNPDLSREHSGCPAAEKPKTAIRKRAPARSKDIFKPTGDSNSSAPSPEKKVRKLRISLFNKKSGSVSQRVASTSTGVEDAEAPPSGSLAQPVTLRRTAREGKAKAICIDSESDDSV from the exons ATGCCAATCATTCCCATGGTTTTGGTCAATGGAAGTGAAGGCATTGGGCCTGGATCAAAAAATTATATCCCAAGCTATAATCCTAGAGACGTTATTGCTAATCTGAAAAGGTTGCTAAACGGAGGCACTGTGATACAAATGGACCCTTGGTACAAGGGGTTCAAG GGCTCTGTGAAGAATGCAAGAGCGAAGGCAGCTGGTGTCACGTATACCATCACCGGTGTTATAGAGGAAGTCGATGGCACCAAGCTTAAAATTACTGAGCTTCCCATCCGCAGTTGGACTGTCGATTACAAAGAATTTCTTGAATCCATGTGTCCTCAAAGTGAACAGGAAAATGGCAATGAGAAGAACAAAGGCAAGGGCAAGGTCAAG AAAATTAGATCACAATGTGATCATGCGAATGTGGAGTTTGAGGTGATCATGAGTGAGCAAAACATGAATATTGCTAAGAAAAAAGGCTTTGAGAGCAAATTCAAgctgacagccacaataaaaacaACAAACGTGAACTTGTTTGACTCAGATGGTAGAATTCGAACATATGGCACCCCAGAGGACA TACTTAAAGAGTTCTTCCAACTGAGGCTCGAATTCTACGCCAGAAGAAAG GCAATAATGTTGCAAAATATAGGGAACGAGATATTGAAGCTTAAGAACAAAGTGAGGTTTATCCTTGCTGTTATTTCCGAGGACATCATAGTCAATAACAGGAAGACGGCCGAGCTTTACCTGGAGCTTAAGCAGAAGGGGTATGAACCTTTCCCAGAGAATCTGTTTACGTCCGAGCCGGTTCCCGCAGGAAGTACAGAAGAAGtagatgaagaaaatgaagagaatCCTGTTGAAGGTGCAGCAGGAGTTACTGCGAGTGATTATGAGTATCTTCTCGCAGTCGCAATTTTTACCTTTACTGAGGAGAAGGCACAGGAGCTCATCACACAAATGAATAAATTAGAGGCCGAATCTGAAAGCCTGGGCAAAGCAACTGCAGAAATTCTTTGGCTGGGAGAACTTGATGCCCTTGAAAAGGAACTGGAC GTGCTTGATGGAAATTCTGAAGTTTTAGAGGAGGAAACAACCCGTAGGCCGGGAAAAAACTCCAAAGGCGAGAAGGCTTATAATCCTGACTTGTCTCGAGAACATAGTG GATGTCCTGCTGCCgagaagccaaagactgccatcagGAAGAGGGCGCCTGCTCGGAGCAAAGATATATTCAAGCCTACCGGCGACAGCAATTCCAGTGCTCCTTCTCCTGAGAAGAAGGTGCGAAAGCTGAGGATCTCCCTCTTCAACAAAAAGAGCGGCTCGGTTTCGCAGAGAGTCGCGAGCACTTCAACAGGAGTAGAAGATGCCGAGGCTCCTCCCTCGGGCAGCCTTGCTCAGCCAGTTACActgagaaggacggcaagggagggGAAGGCGAAAGCAATCTGCATCGATTCCGAGAGTGACGATAGTGTCTAG